A window of [Ruminococcus] lactaris ATCC 29176 genomic DNA:
CTGCCGCACAGGGAGCAGAACCCGATCCTGCTTCATTTGAGAAAAGCCCTCTCTTGATTCCATTCATCAGTACTGCACCAAACCCTCCTGCCGCAATCTGCCGGAACCCGAACGCCTCCTGAAAGATCCTCTCAAAAACCTGAGGAAGGCTTCCGATATTCCTGAAAATGATCACGATCGTCAGAACGAAATAGCATACCGCCATAACCGGTACTAAAAGATCCAGTACTTTCACAGTTGCGTTCTTCCGCAATACGATCACTGCCGCAAGTGCTACAAGCACGATGGTTGTATAAAGGGGCGGAACAGAGAATGCATTTTCTAAAGAAGAAGTCACTGAATTGCTGATCACCTGACTGATGCCGCACCAGCAGATCAGTCCCGATATCGCAAATAATACTGCGATCAGGGAATAACGCTTTTTCTTTTTCTGCCTCCGCTCCATATAACGATGCATATAATAAGCCGGACCACCCCGGTATCCACCATACAGGGGATCTTTTTCCTTATAAAGCTGGGCGAGCGTTGCCTCAATGAATGCTGTCGATGAACCAATCAGTGCCGTGACCCACATCCAGAATACAGCTCCGGCACCACCTGCTGAAATTGCTGCAACCACTCCGACCAGATTCCCCATCCCGACTCTCGTTGCCGTTGAAACGATCAGCGTCTGAAATGTGGACAAGCTGCCCTTTTCTTTCTTTTCCTTTTTTTCACTTTTACCGTCCGCATCTTTTTTCGCTTTTGTCCCCACCAATGCACGCACCATATCAGGGAAAAGCCGGATCGGGAGAAACCGGGTTCTTACTGTAAAATAAATTCCCATCGGGATCAGAAGAATAATAAGCAGTGAAATTCCCACACTGCTGCCTCCCGGTAATGGGATCTGAATCAGGTCTCCCCATAAAAATGAATAAACAATTTCTATCAGTTTTGTTATCATCTGTCCTTATCCTTTCCGTGCCATTCACTCATCCTAACACGGAAAAACTTCCATTGCTGCGGGACATGATATTCATTTTGATCCTGCAGTCCGCCATAGGCTCATGATTTACATCCAGTTCATACTCGATCCGTACATCAATTTCATCCTCTGTCACCTGAATCTCCAGCTCTCTGGTATTCACATCAAGCAGCATCTGTCCATACGGTGTCCGGTAATACGTCGAGTTCTTTTTATTCTTTTCAAAGATCATGTGAGAATCTGACAATCCGCTCTTTACGATCTCCACGCATCCAGTTCCTGTGATCTTGATCCGGTTTCTGATCATTTCAGAAGACCCTTCCACAGCCTCATCATATACAATATAATGCTTCTCGTTTCTGAAGTAATAGCTGCCCGGAGTCACAACTTCGATCGCTTCTGCCTCGTCCCTTTCAACTGCAGGCGTCTCTGCAATCTCTTCGTGCATACCGGAAATGCTTACAAATACATCCTTTGTCATAATCTTTAATATCCTTCTATATTCACTACATTCGTTATCGGCACATCAAATGGCATGACTGTATTTGCAAATTTTCTGAACTTCTCTGCCGCATCACTTACATAAAATGAATAATTGCTGTGCTGCCCTTCTGTTCCGTCATTCGCCATATCATTCTCTTCCAGCAGACATTTCAGATCCATCGCTGTCTCATAAGCAGGGTTTACAATCTGAATCTTGTCCCCCATATAAGCCCGGATCTTAGATCTGAGCAACGGATAATGCGTACAGCCAAGAATCATGGCATCAATATCCGTACTTCGCATAGATTCCAGATAATACTCGATTACTTCCTCTGTTACCTGATGCTCTTTAAATCCTTCTTCCACCAGAGGAACAAACAACGGGCAGGCCTTCTCAATGACCGTGATCTCCGGGTTCATTCCCTGGATCACTTTCGTATACATCCCGCTCTGAACCGTTGCCTCTGTCCCAACTACTCCGACTTTCCTGTTCTTCGTCGCCTCTACGGCTGCTCTCGCACCCGGAATAACCACTCCCAGGATTGGGATATCAAACTCATCTTTCACCGCATCCAGTGCCAATGCACTTGCAGTATTGCAGGCGATCACGATCGCCTTCACCTCTTTGGTCTTCAAAAAACGAATGATCTGTTCCGAAAAACGAATGATCGTATTCTGCGACTTACTTCCATAAGGAACGCGGGCAGTATCTCCGAAATAAACAATATTCTCATCCGGTAACTGTCGGCTGATCTCTCTTGCAACCGTCAGTCCTCCGACTCCTGAATCAAATACTCCGACAGGAGCTGTCTTTTTATTCATCATATCCGACTATATTCTCCCCTATTTTTCTATAATGACACAAATTCAGCCATGCGGACTCCGAAGACTCCACAAGGCTGAATTATCATCATGTCGTTGCCTTATAATATTATAATTTGAATCACCAGGATTTGCAATGCTTATTTAGATTGCAAGTGATTTAGCCACATCATACTGGTATGCAGAAATGGTCTTCTTCATTGCAAGAGCTTCCTCAATATCAAAATCAACGAACTCCCCATGCTGATATCCTACAACACGGTTTGTCTTGCCCTGGCAGAGAAGGTCAACTGCCATAGCTCCCATTGTAGAAGCGTAAACTCTGTCCTTACATGTCGGGCTTCCACCACGCTGCATATGTCCAAGGATCGTAGCTCTTGTCTCAATACCTGTTGCATCTTCGATTCTCTTTGCAAGATTGATAGAATCACCAACACCCTCAGCATTGATAATGATATAATTCTGTTTACCGCGTTTCTTATTCTCAAGAATGTCCTCGATCAGGGCTTTCTCATCAAATCCATGCTCTTCCGGCATCAGGATACGCTCAGCTCCGTTGGCAATACCGCACCACAGTGCAAGATATCCTGCGTCACGACCCATAACCTCAATGACACTGCATCTCTCATGAGATGTAGAAGTATCACGAACTTTATCGATCGCATACATAGCTGTATTAACCGCTGTATCAAATCCGATCGTATAATCTGTGCAGGCGATATCCAGATCGATCGTTCCCGGAACACCGATCGTATTAACTCCGAGATTTGCAAGCTTCTGAGCTCCTGCAAATGATCCGTCTCCTCCGATTACTACAAGACCATCAATGCCATACTTTTTACAGATAGCAGCTGCCTTCTGCTGTCCTTCTTCTGTACGCATTGTCTTGCAACGTGCTGTCTGAAGAATTGTACCACCACGCTGAACAATATCAGACACATCACGTGCTGTCAGATCGATGATCTCTTCTTTCAGAAGTCCATGATATCCTCTGCGGATTCCGCGAACCTTTAATCCTTTTGCAAGGGCACGTCTTACGACTGCACGGATTGCTGCATTCATTCCAGGAGCGTCTCCTCCACTCGTCAGAACTCCGATCGTACGGATCTTATCCTCAATCTCGTCCAGATATTTTTCTTTTTCATTCATAGTTTTCTCTGCCATGTTATCTCCACCCTTTCTCTGCAATGTCTGATAAAGATCTCTATTGTCTATTTTTTATCAACTCCGCAAATATTCTACCTTATTTAGAAGTGGTTTTCAATAGCTTTTTCTACTACTTTTACCCGATTCTCACCAAAATGGTTCATTAACCTGCTCAAAATCTGTGGATTTATACTGATATTCTTATTCGCAGGTAATTTTTTCACAATTTTTTCCTTCTCACAGTAGATCATGACTTCGTCATTTCCTTCTGAATCAGCCAAATATCCATAGGTTATCGCCTCTTCCTCCAGATACGTTTCCTTATCCGGAAACTGGATCCATAATTCCTTTTTCTTCTGCCCGAACGGAAGGATCTTCTCGCAGATCAGCTTGCTTGCCTTGTCATCTTCTTCCGAAACTCTTCCCTTTACAAAGATCTTATTATCTTCCTCAAGATACTGCCGATACTTCTCGTAGTCCCTCGGAAATACAACTACTTCTACTGTTCCGAAAAGATCTTCTACCGTCAGAAATGCCATCATCTGGTTCGTCTTGGTATGCTTCACCGTCTTTTCCGCAATGATACCGCCGATGATCTCCCTGGCTCCGTCTCTTACTTTCGTATATCCGACTTCAGGATCAACCTGAAAATCAGCAGTGGTCGCAGAAATCACCTTCCGCCACTCTTCTTCATAAGACTCCAGCGGATGGCCGCTGACATACACTCCGAGTACCTCTTTTTCAAATCCAAGGAGGTTCTCCTTTGTATATTCTCCGACATCCGGCATTCTGATCTGAAACTCTTCCTTCTGCTCCTCGCTCACCATATCGAACAGGCTCATCTGACCGACCATGGAATTTTTCTTTTCCTGCTGCATATGGTCGACGATCTGAATATAAATACTCATGAACTGCTTTCTTGTTCCCCCCAGGACATCCAATGCCCCGGCTTTGATGAGATTTTCCACCAGCCGTTTATTCATCAGCTCCCGGCTCGAAATCCTAGTAATAAAATCTTCCAGATTTCTGAACTCTCCGAGTTCCTTTCTGTCATTCACAATGGCACGGATCACCGGGCGGCCGATACTCTTGATCGCAGCCAGTCCATAACGGATATCTCCGCCGTCTACTGAAAAATCCGCCTCCCCTTTGTTGATATCCGGCGGAAGGATTTTGATCCCCATCTGACGGCAGACGTAAATATATTCTGCAACCTTCGTCGGATTATCGATCACAGAAGTCATCAGGGCTGCCATATACTCTACCGGATAATAGTATTTCAGCCACGCCGTCTGATAAGATACTACTGCATAAGCAGCCGCATGAGACTTGTTAAAAGCATATTTTGCAAAATCGATCATCTCATCATAGATCTTATTTGCAGTCTGCTCATCAATCCCGTTCTTGATACATCCCGGTACACCGGTCTCTTCATCGCCGTAAACGAAAGTTTTCCGTTCCTTTTCCATGACCGCTGCTTTTTTCTTGGACATGGCACGACGCAGAAGGTCACTTCGTCCAAGTGTATAACCTGCAAGATCCCGCACGATCTGCATAACCTGTTCCTGATAAACGATACAGCCATAAGTCGGTGCAAGGATTGGTTCAAGTTGTGGGCAGTCATATGTGATGGATGATCTGTCGTTCTTTCCCCGGATATACTGTGGAATGAAATCCATCGGACCCGGACGGTACAGAGAAATTCCCGCGATCACATCCTCCAGGCTATGGGGCTGCAATTCTTTCATGAAATTCTTCATCCCGCCACTTTCCAACTGGAAGATTCCTTCCGTCTTTCCTGTACCGATATAATCCAGCACTGCCTTATCATTGTAGTCAATCTTGTCGATCTGAAGATCCGGCTGCTTTTTTCTTGCAAGCTGTACCGCATTCTGAATCACGGTCAGTGTACGCAGGCCCAGGAAGTCCATCTTCAAAAGTCCCAGTTCTTCCAGCGTTGTCATAATAAACTGGGTCGTGATTGTCCCATCTGCTGCCCTTGAAAGAGGTACATACTCCTCTACAGGTTTCTGGCAGATCACCACTCCTGCCGCATGCATCGAACAGTGCCTCGGCAGTCCCTCCAGTCGCTTCGCCATATCGATCAGATGCGTCACCGTCTCATCCGACTCATAAAGCTTACGAAGCTCCGGATTCATCTGCAGAGCTTTATCAATCGTAATTCCAAGCTCCTGGGGAATCATCTTGGCAATCGAATCCACATAGGCATAAGGCAGATCCATGACTCTTCCTACATCACGGATGACACCTCTTGCCGCAAGCGTTCCAAATGTAACGATCTGAGCCACGCAGTCTTTTCCGTATTTTCTCGTTACATAATCGATCACTTCCTGCCGTCTCTCATAGCAGAAATCCACATCAATATCCGGCATGGATACACGTTCCGGATTCAGAAAACGCTCGAACAGGAGCTGATAATGGATGGGATCAATGGTTGTGATCCCCAGACAATAGGACACGATACTTCCCGCTGCTGAACCACGCCCCGGTCCGACTGCGATTCCATGGTCTTTTGCATATTTGATAAAATCCCATACGATCAGGAAATAATCGACATATCCCATATGCCGGATCGTATCCAGCTCGTATGCCAGCCGGTCTTTCAGCTCCTGCGACGGTGTCCTATAACGCTGATCCAGTCCTTCATAGCACAGCTTCTGCAGGTACTCCCAGGAAGTATAGCCTTCCGGCACGTCATATTTAGGAAGCTTCGTCACTCCGAACTCAATCTCCACAGAACAGCGGTCCGCGATCTTCTGCGTATTCTCCAGTGCCTGCCTTGCATACGGGAACAGAGCCGCCATCTCTTCTTCGGACTTCACATAATACTGCCCGCCTTCATAACGCATCCGGTTCTCATCCGACAGCTTTTTCCCCGTCTGAATACAGAGCAGGATATCATGTGCCTTCTCATCATCTGCATAGGTATAATGCACATCATTCGTAGCAACCAGTTCAATCCCGGTCTCCTGCGACAGCTTCATCAACTGCTGGTTTACCAACTGCTGATCCGGGATTCCATGATCCTGAAGCTCCAGAAAATAATTCCCTTTTCCGAAAATCTCCTGATACTCCAAAGCCCGGTCTTTTGCCTCTTCATACATCCCTTTGGTAAGATATCTTGGAACTTCTCCTGCAAGACACGCACTCAACGCAATAATCCCCTTATGATAGGTTCTTAAAAGTTCTTTATCTACTCTCGGCTTGTAATAGTACCCTTCCACAAATCCTTTGGAAACGATCTTTGTCAGATTCTCGTATCCTTCGTTATTCTCAGCCAGCAGCACTAAATGGTAATACCGGTCATCTCCGCCTGTCACTTCCCTGTCAAACCGGGAATTGGGAGCTACATAGACCTCGCATCCGAGAATCGGATTGATCCCCTGCTTACGTGCCTCCCGATAAAAATCGATCACTCCGTACATGACTCCGTGATCCGTAATTGCCGCACTGTTCATCCCCAGCTCTTTCACTCTTGCAACATACTCTTTGATCTTGTTCGAGCCATCCAGAAGACTGTACTCCGTATGGACATGTAAATGTGCAAAACTCATACCTTCACCTCATTGTCCTTTCTTTTGCAGTTATCAATAAGTTCCATCTATCGCTTCTGCCAGCTTAATTTCAAGTAGTATTTTTCTTTTTTTGACCGGACACCTGACATTCTCTCTCCATAGGCTCTGCCTGATCTTTTTATTTCAGATCACAGTCTGTAAATCCCGTCTTCCCTGATCTGAATCTTTCTCTGCTTCAAAAGTCTTCCGACCGCACGCTTGAATGCCGCCTTGCTCATCCCCATCTCCATCTTGATCTGCTCCGGGTCTGCCTTATCCGTAAATGGCAGCCTGCCCCCACACGTCTCAATACAGTCCAGGATCAGTTCTGCATCTTCGTCCATCTGCTGCGGGATCTTGCCACGTACACTTAAATCAAGCTTGCCATCCTCTTTTACGGCTGCTACACGGGCTTCGATCTCCTGTCCTGCAGACATCCTTCCGTACATCTCTCTTTTCGGGATCAGTGCAGAATAAAGATTATCTACCGCCACGAAAGCACCGATCTCCCGGTTCACTTCGTAAATCGTACCTCTGACTGTATCATCCTTTTTATAAGGAGAATCCGTCCGCAGAAGGTGATAGATCTTCATTGTGGCACAAAGTCTCTCGCTCTTGTCAATATAAAGACTCACAAGACATTTATCCCCTTTTTCCACTTTCTCTGTCTGCTCTTTAAATGGAAGGAACAAATCTTTCTCCAATCCCCAGTCAAGAAATGCCCCCATTCTGCCAACATCTGCTACCGTCAGCACTGCCAGCTCCCCAAGTGTCAGCTTCGGCTCATTCGTCGTCGCAATCATGCGGTCTGATGAATCTTTATAAAGAAAGACTTCTATCGGATCCCCGACCTCGATTCCTTCCGGAACCTGCTTCTTTGGCAGAAGCACTCTCTCTTCATCGCTGCCCAGATACACTCCAAAATCTACGATCTTTACAACCGTCAGTACCTGCTTTACTCCTAATCTCATTCTCTACTCCAATCTGCTGCCCCTGCAGCACTCACTTCACTGATCTTCCTGTCATTCAATCGGATTTCATCCTAATCTTCCATATAGATTAAGCTATTTGACAGTCCCTTGTCAATGGATTCTTTATTGATTTACACGCATTAATTATGTATAATTGATTCAATGCTACAGAAAAGAGGGAAATTTATGAGTGCACAGAACCTTACTTTACTGACAGACCTGTACGAACTTACTATGATGCAGGGCTATTTTGAAACTCAGGAAAACCAGACCGTAATCTTCGACGTATTTTTCCGTGAGAACCCAAATAAAGGTGGGTACTCCATTATGGCCGGCGTTGATCAGGTCATCGATTATATCAAGAATCTGAATTTTTCATATGAAGATGTGGACTATCTGAGAGGGCTGGGGCTTTTCAGTGAAGACTTTCTTCATTACCTGAGCGGATTCCATTTCAGCGGGGATATTTATGCGATTCCGGAAGGAAGTGTGATTTTCCCACGAGAGCCGCTCATCAAAGTGGTTGCCCCGATCATGGAGGCACAGCTTGTAGAAACTGCGATCCTGACCATCATCAACCATCAGTGTCTGATCGCTACCAAGGCATCCCGTGTTGTATACGCCGCACAGGGAGATGGGATCATGGAATTTGGTCTCCGCCGGGCACAGGGACCGGATGCCGGACTTTACGGTGCAAGAGCTGCCGTCATCGGTGGATGCGTAGGTACATCCAATGTACTCGCAGGAGAGATGTTTGATGTGCCTGTTATGGGAACACATGCCCACAGTTGGATCATGACATTTAAGGATGAATACACTGCATTTAAAGAATACGCAAGACTGTATCCGGATGCATGTACCCTGCTGGTAGACACTTATGATACTTTAAAATCCGGTGTTCCGAATGCGATCCGTGTATTTAAAGAGCTTCGTGAGGCAGGTATCAAACCGAAGAGCTATGGAATCCGCCTTGACTCCGGTGACCTTGCCTACCTTTCCAAAAAGGCAAGAAAGATGCTGGATGATGCCGGTTTCCCGGATGCCGTTATTGCTGCATCCAATGACCTCGATGAATACCTCATCCACGATCTGAAAATGCAGGGTGCTGCCATTACTTCCTGGGGGGTCGGAACGAATCTGATCACTTCAAAAGACTGCCCGTCCTTTGGCGGTGTATACAAGCTGGCAGCGATCCAAAATGCAGAAGGACAGTTTATCCCGAAGATCAAGATCTCCGAAAATACGGAGAAGATCACAAACCCGGGAAATAAGACGATCTACAGAATTTATGATAAAGAAACTCATATGCTTCGTGCAGACCTTATTTGTTTCGCTGATGAGGTTTATGATCCTGAAGAAGACCTTCTTCTTTTCGATCCGAATGCAACCTGGAAAAAGACACTTCTCAAAGGCGGAACCTATACTATGAAAGAACTTTTACAGCCAATTTTTATTCACGGAGAATGTAAGTATGAGTCCCCTTCCGTCAAAGAGATCGCAGCTTTCTGTAAAGAAGAAAAAGCAACTCTCTGGGATGAGACAAAGCGTTTGTTCAATCCTCATAAAGTATATGTGGATCTTTCTCAGAAATTATATGATACAAAAACTGAGCTTCTGAATGAAGCACATAAATAGGAGAATTATGCAATATCAGGTTATCGTGCTGGATTTGGACGGCACACTTACAAATTCAAAAAAGGAGATCACCGAACCGACCCGTCAGGCTCTCATCGACATTCAAAAGAACGGAAAGACAGTTGTTCTTGCCAGCGGCCGCCCCATCAACGGGGTTGCTCCACTGGCAAAGCAACTGCGTCTTCAGGATTTCGGAGGCTATATGCTTTCCTTTAACGGTGCAAGAGTGACACGCTGTTCAGATGGGAAGATCATTTATAATAAGCAGATTCCACCTGAGATGATCCGACCGATTTGTGATATCGTCCGCTCTTATGCAGAACAGGGGGTTGATCTGATCACTTATACTGATACAACGATTATCTCTGCGATCGCTCCGAACCAGTATACCCGGATTGAATCGGGAATCAACCGTATGGAGATTTACCAGCCGGATGACTTTGTCTCCTATATTGATTTCCCGATCAATAAGCTGCTTGTCCCAGGACCCGCAGATGTCCTTCAGGAGCTGATGAAACTGCTGAAAGAGAAATACCACGGACTACTCAATATTTATCTTTCCGAACCGTATTTCCTTGAGATCATGCCTCAGAACATTGATAAGGCTCATTCTCTGCAAAAACTTCTCAACAGTATCGGACTGACTGCTGATTCCATGATCTGCTGCGGTGACGGCTTTAATGACCTTTCCATGATCGAATATGCCGGACTCGGTGTCGCCATGGAAAATGCACAGCCAATTATAAAAGACTCCGCTGATTTCATCACCCGCTCGAATGATGAAGACGGAGTCCTTCATGTTGTTAATCTATTCATGCGTTAGGGGCATATTCTGCAACCCTGCAGTTTATTCTGAAACTGTCCGATTTCCGGAACTGACTGCTTTCCGTTCCGGGAGCTGGGCAATAATCACTGCTGAGAATACCAGTACGCATCCCACAAATTCTCTGACGGAAAGTCTTTCTCCTAAAATGACCCATCCCGCCAGTACAGCAAATACAGATTCCAGGCTCATCAACAATGATGCTACCGTCGGGTCTGTATTTTTTTGTGCAATGATCTGAAGCGTATATCCGACGCCACTGGACAATACACCTGCATATACGATCGGTCGCCAGGATACCAGTACCGCATTCACTGTCGGCTGTTCTGACACCAGCATCGGAATGGCACAGATCATCCCGCAAATAAAAAACTGAAGACACGAAAGACATACTCCATCCACTTTCGGCGAAAAATAATCGATCACAAGAATGTGTCCCGCAAAAGCGAAAGAACCTGCCAAAATGATCCAGTCTCCCTTTGAAATAGAAAATCCGTCTTTTACGCAAAGGAAATACATTCCAACCACAGCCAAAATAACACCGCACCAAACTTTTTTCCCTGCTTTTCTCCCGAATGCCAGTCCCAAAAGTGGAACAATCAGAATATAGAGAGCTGTAATAAATCCGCCTTTTCCTGCTGTGGTATATTGCAGTCCGATCTGCTGTGCCATACTTCCGATCGTCAGACAGATACCACAGCAGATACCTCCCGCCAGCAAAGTCTTTCTTTGCTCATTTTTTTCTTTCTTTTCATCCGGTTCTGCTTTCCCTTTATTTGCCTGTGACTTTTTCTTTCTGAAAAAGACGACCGGGAGCAAAGTTACTCCCCCTAAAATGCTCCGGGCTGCACCAAACGTAAACGGTCCGATATATTCCATTCCGATGCTCTGTGCCACGAATGCACTTCCCCAAATTAACGCTGTCAGAATCAACAGCATATTACTTAGTTTTCTTTTGTCCATCTTCTCTCGACTTCCTTATCTGATCTTTTTGATCTGTTCCTCATGACAATCTCATATCTTTTGAAGTTTTTATCTGCCAATTCATGACTGTCAACAGTCCTGACATCTTGATCAATAATGGATCACTACCGGATCTCCCACCTGAATCAGATCATATAATTGTCCTGCATCGGAATAGCTCATGTTGATACATCCATGTGATCCACGATAAGTATAAACATCACCACCGAATGTCCTCTGCCATGTTGCATCATGGAATCCAACCCCTGAATACGTTACCCGCATCCAGTAATCTACCGGTGTCTCATACTCATAAGTTCCGTCCGGCTTCAAAGCTCCTCGTAATGTCTTAT
This region includes:
- a CDS encoding DMT family transporter, which codes for MDKRKLSNMLLILTALIWGSAFVAQSIGMEYIGPFTFGAARSILGGVTLLPVVFFRKKKSQANKGKAEPDEKKEKNEQRKTLLAGGICCGICLTIGSMAQQIGLQYTTAGKGGFITALYILIVPLLGLAFGRKAGKKVWCGVILAVVGMYFLCVKDGFSISKGDWIILAGSFAFAGHILVIDYFSPKVDGVCLSCLQFFICGMICAIPMLVSEQPTVNAVLVSWRPIVYAGVLSSGVGYTLQIIAQKNTDPTVASLLMSLESVFAVLAGWVILGERLSVREFVGCVLVFSAVIIAQLPERKAVSSGNRTVSE